Genomic segment of Flavobacterium sp.:
TCTTATGTTGAAGAGGATAAACTATTAGAAAAAACGACATTACCACAGTCTGTTCCAGATTCTATAATTAAAGATCAAGATAATAATCAGTTAAATGAAGTTGTGATTAAAAGCAATCCATCATTATTAAAATATGGCGCAAACGGGACAATCGATGTTAACGTAAACGGAACTGTACTAGCCACGAGCAGTTCTGTAAACGAATTATTGAGCCGGGTTCCAAATCTTGTGGTTGCCGAAGGACAAATCAGCGTACTTGGAAAAGGCGAAGCGATTATTTATCTAAACGGAATTTTAATTAACTACGAACGTTTTGCGGCGATTCCCGTTTCGCAGATTGCTAAAATTGAAGTGATTTCAAATCCGTCCTCAAAATACGATGCCGAAGGGAAAGCGGTAATCAATATTATAACCAAAAAAAGTAACGAAAATGGTATTATGGGAACGGCAAACCAGCATGTTACGGTTTCAAAATTTGCCGGAACCAGCACCAACACGCTTTTTGATTTCAATTACACAAAAGGAAATTTTTCATTTATTTCTAATTACGGATTACAGTTGGGCAAAGGAAGAGAACTGTTGTATACAATCAGAACACGCCCAAATCCTGATATGTATATGAAATCGGTTTTAACGACCGACTGGCTGAGAGAATTTAATAATTATTCCAATTTTGGATTGGGATTACAGTATTCTTTTTCGGAGAAAAGTTATATCTCACTCGCTTACAGCGGCAATATTGAAGATTTGGGAGGAACGGTTGAAAGCCGAAATTCGATAACAAATAATTCGGGCAATAGTTTTTATGCGACAGATATTGCTAAAAATGATGTTTTACTAAATCAGTTTATCAATTTGAATTTTAATGCGATTACAGACCCTAAAGGGTCGTCATTATTTATAGGAACTCAATATTCTAATTATAACGGAAAGGTTGGCGATTTTATTGAAGAAAATAGTATTATAAACGAAACCGACGGGAAACGTTATTTGAAAAATGATGTTGGAAATACCATTAATATAATGGCAATTCAGGCTGATTATTCTAAAAAGATTGCCGAAAACACCAAACTGGATTTGGGAGCGAAGTACAGTTATGCAGATATAAAATCTGGAACTGATTTTTTTACTACAGATGCTGATGATATGAATTTTGAGTTTGATGATAATCTTTCGAGTGATTTTACATACAATGAAAAAATTGCCGCGGCCTATTTCAATTTCGGAAGTACGCTGGGTAAAAACATTAATTTTTCTGTTGGTGCAAGGGCAGAAAGAACAAGTTATAATTTATATACAAATGCTAACGGAATACAAAATTTTGAAAAGAGTTACGGGAATTTTTTTCCAAATTTACTTTTGAATTTTGATTTTTCAGATGACTGGAAAGGGCATTTCTCATACGTTTCCAGAATTACAAGACCCAGATATCAGGCGCTAAATCCGTTTGTGGTTTATCAGGATCCGTTTACGACAATCGAAGGAAATCCAAATTTACTT
This window contains:
- a CDS encoding TonB-dependent receptor codes for the protein MKFLIVVVISIYCLIFSSIEVKAQAVKNNRDKSYVEEDKLLEKTTLPQSVPDSIIKDQDNNQLNEVVIKSNPSLLKYGANGTIDVNVNGTVLATSSSVNELLSRVPNLVVAEGQISVLGKGEAIIYLNGILINYERFAAIPVSQIAKIEVISNPSSKYDAEGKAVINIITKKSNENGIMGTANQHVTVSKFAGTSTNTLFDFNYTKGNFSFISNYGLQLGKGRELLYTIRTRPNPDMYMKSVLTTDWLREFNNYSNFGLGLQYSFSEKSYISLAYSGNIEDLGGTVESRNSITNNSGNSFYATDIAKNDVLLNQFINLNFNAITDPKGSSLFIGTQYSNYNGKVGDFIEENSIINETDGKRYLKNDVGNTINIMAIQADYSKKIAENTKLDLGAKYSYADIKSGTDFFTTDADDMNFEFDDNLSSDFTYNEKIAAAYFNFGSTLGKNINFSVGARAERTSYNLYTNANGIQNFEKSYGNFFPNLLLNFDFSDDWKGHFSYVSRITRPRYQALNPFVVYQDPFTTIEGNPNLLPEKTHAFEIGTMYKKLDFKIGYTFRIDPISAAALQGDTPNSYVLRALNLEKGHVFFSSLSRSFNVKWWNSTNTVSMNLTKSIDNFYSFEMSPVKPQFYLYSNNTFTVPKLFKLQLLAWYLGDRSYGLGSDNSRSTVTLGIERNFFKDALKLNFTANDIFHKFMVSGNYEVGQTQIYYHRTYTTNYFKLIATYSFGNSKKTTYKKTEIEQSENSRAR